In Erigeron canadensis isolate Cc75 chromosome 6, C_canadensis_v1, whole genome shotgun sequence, the following are encoded in one genomic region:
- the LOC122605555 gene encoding cyclin-dependent kinase inhibitor 4-like isoform X1 yields the protein MGKYMGRNSNTLGDVSIMNGGVRTRAKTLALQNDTVSYIQLRSRRLLKLAATKRHRIQPKMNKDSAAAASQKDLGVDTEASSIGENIDEIDIKESGRSARETTPCNLIRSPDTITTPGSSSKRTYSTNVNHHVQNSAPSRIPATVEMEEFFTEPEKQQQQLFIEKYNFDPVKEKPLPGRFEWVKVDGTRNVN from the exons atggGTAAATACATGGGTCGGAACTCAAACACACTCGGCGACGTTTCAATAATGAACGGCGGCGTCCGTACACGTGCAAAAACCCTAGCTTTACAAAACGACACCGTTTCATACATTCAACTCCGTAGCCGTCGTCTTTTGAAACTAGCTGCAACGAAACGACATCGTATTCAACCAAAAATGAATAAAGATTCAGCTGCTGCTGCATCTCAGAAAGATTTGGGGGTTGATACCGAAGCTTCGTCTATTGGTGAAAATATagatgaaattgatattaaagaaag TGGCAGGAGCGCCCGAGAAACAACACCATGCAATTTAATAAGATCTCCTGATACCATAACTACTCCTGGTTCTTCTTCAAAGCGAACTTATTCTACTAATGTCAATCACCATGTCCAGAATTCAGCACCGAGTCGCATCCCTGCAACTGTTGAAATGGAAGAGTTCTTCACCGAGCCTGaaaagcagcagcagcaacttTTTATTGAAAA GTACAACTTTGACCCTGTGAAGGAGAAGCCACTCCCAGGGCGTTTTGAATGGGTGAAAGTGGATGGTACCAGAAATGTTAATTAA
- the LOC122605555 gene encoding cyclin-dependent kinase inhibitor 4-like isoform X2 yields the protein MGKYMGRNSNTLGDVSIMNGGVRTRAKTLALQNDTVSYIQLRSRRLLKLAATKRHRIQPKMNKDSAAAASQKDLGVDTEASSIGENIDEIDIKERSARETTPCNLIRSPDTITTPGSSSKRTYSTNVNHHVQNSAPSRIPATVEMEEFFTEPEKQQQQLFIEKYNFDPVKEKPLPGRFEWVKVDGTRNVN from the exons atggGTAAATACATGGGTCGGAACTCAAACACACTCGGCGACGTTTCAATAATGAACGGCGGCGTCCGTACACGTGCAAAAACCCTAGCTTTACAAAACGACACCGTTTCATACATTCAACTCCGTAGCCGTCGTCTTTTGAAACTAGCTGCAACGAAACGACATCGTATTCAACCAAAAATGAATAAAGATTCAGCTGCTGCTGCATCTCAGAAAGATTTGGGGGTTGATACCGAAGCTTCGTCTATTGGTGAAAATATagatgaaattgatattaaagaaag GAGCGCCCGAGAAACAACACCATGCAATTTAATAAGATCTCCTGATACCATAACTACTCCTGGTTCTTCTTCAAAGCGAACTTATTCTACTAATGTCAATCACCATGTCCAGAATTCAGCACCGAGTCGCATCCCTGCAACTGTTGAAATGGAAGAGTTCTTCACCGAGCCTGaaaagcagcagcagcaacttTTTATTGAAAA GTACAACTTTGACCCTGTGAAGGAGAAGCCACTCCCAGGGCGTTTTGAATGGGTGAAAGTGGATGGTACCAGAAATGTTAATTAA